A region of Pleionea litopenaei DNA encodes the following proteins:
- the nuoH gene encoding NADH-quinone oxidoreductase subunit NuoH has protein sequence MPDWFFELLWIVAKIGFILLPLILAVAYTTYAERKVIGYMQLRLGPNRVGPKGWLQPFADVIKLAMKEIVLPRGASRTLFVLGPILFIGPSFAAWAVIPFDAGLVLADVNAGLIFLLAMTSIGVYGIIIAGWASNSKYAFLGALRSASQVVSYEIAMGFALVGVLMCSNSMNLGDIVVSQSGSLLSWYFIPLFPLMLIFWISGVAETNRAPFDLPEGESEIVAGFHVEYAGMAFALFFLAEYANMILISVMTAILFFGGWLSPFQGIPYLEPITNWIPGTFWLLLKASLSLFCLLWLRATFPRYRYDQIMRLGWKIFIPVTIVWIVVLAVWIKLQWWPFNG, from the coding sequence ATGCCTGATTGGTTTTTTGAGTTACTTTGGATTGTAGCAAAAATAGGATTTATTTTACTGCCGCTTATCTTGGCTGTCGCTTACACCACTTATGCCGAGCGGAAAGTGATTGGGTATATGCAATTACGACTGGGTCCTAACCGCGTGGGGCCAAAAGGTTGGTTGCAACCCTTTGCTGATGTGATAAAGCTGGCGATGAAAGAAATTGTTTTACCGAGAGGAGCCAGTCGAACCCTATTTGTGTTAGGGCCTATTCTATTTATTGGTCCATCTTTCGCGGCATGGGCTGTGATTCCTTTCGACGCGGGATTAGTGCTAGCTGATGTCAACGCAGGGCTTATTTTCCTTTTGGCAATGACGTCTATTGGTGTTTACGGAATCATTATAGCGGGCTGGGCTTCCAACTCTAAATACGCTTTTTTAGGCGCGTTGAGATCAGCGTCGCAAGTGGTTTCGTACGAAATCGCAATGGGCTTTGCATTAGTTGGTGTTTTAATGTGCTCTAACAGCATGAATCTTGGTGATATTGTCGTTAGTCAATCAGGAAGTCTACTGAGCTGGTATTTTATTCCACTATTTCCGTTGATGCTGATATTCTGGATCTCTGGTGTGGCTGAAACCAACCGAGCGCCTTTTGATTTACCCGAAGGCGAATCTGAAATAGTTGCGGGGTTTCATGTTGAATACGCAGGAATGGCTTTCGCTTTATTCTTTCTTGCTGAATACGCCAATATGATTTTAATTTCAGTCATGACCGCGATTTTATTTTTTGGGGGCTGGTTGTCTCCATTTCAAGGAATTCCTTATTTAGAGCCAATTACCAACTGGATCCCAGGGACGTTTTGGTTGTTGCTTAAGGCGTCGCTCTCGTTATTTTGTTTGCTTTGGTTACGCGCGACGTTTCCTCGTTATCGATATGACCAAATCATGCGACTGGGTTGGAAAATATTTATACCGGTTACCATCGTCTGGATCGTAGTTTTAGCCGTTTGGATAAAACTCCAGTGGTGGCCATTTAACGGTTAA
- the nuoI gene encoding NADH-quinone oxidoreductase subunit NuoI: protein MGHFLKKVFDTFLLTELVRGLRVTGRHLWKKKITVLYPEEKTPQSPRFRGLHALRRYPNGEERCIACKLCEAVCPALAITIEAGPRLDDGTRRTTLYEIDLFKCIYCGFCEESCPVDSIVETRVFDYHFEKRGDQIMTKAKLLAIGDRLEEEIAADRAADAKYR from the coding sequence ATGGGACATTTTCTTAAAAAAGTTTTCGATACATTTCTACTCACCGAGTTGGTTCGTGGTTTGAGAGTCACTGGTCGACATCTTTGGAAAAAGAAAATTACTGTCTTGTATCCGGAAGAAAAAACACCTCAATCACCACGTTTTAGAGGATTACATGCGTTACGTCGTTACCCGAACGGTGAAGAGCGTTGTATTGCATGCAAATTATGTGAAGCAGTTTGCCCTGCACTCGCGATTACTATCGAAGCTGGGCCGAGACTAGACGATGGTACAAGACGCACCACCTTGTATGAAATCGACTTGTTTAAATGTATCTATTGTGGCTTTTGCGAAGAGTCCTGTCCGGTCGATTCGATTGTTGAAACCCGCGTATTCGACTATCACTTTGAAAAGCGCGGTGATCAAATTATGACGAAAGCCAAGCTTCTTGCGATAGGTGACCGATTAGAAGAAGAAATTGCAGCTGATCGAGCCGCGGATGCTAAATATAGATAG
- a CDS encoding NADH-quinone oxidoreductase subunit J, producing the protein MELTFQQILFYGFSALLICSSLMVILVKNSVKAVLFLILCFVSTSGIWMLLQAEFLAIALVLVYVGAVMVLFLFVVMMLDVNFSVARSGFTKVLPLALLVAIGFVVVLSQIANHSQFSIQPEVISDEQSVSNVRQLGRLLYTDYFYPFELAAVILLVAMIAAISLTFRGKRSRKSQNIDKQVKVTKAERLKIVKIDKPASHSEDSE; encoded by the coding sequence ATGGAACTTACTTTTCAACAAATTCTATTTTACGGATTTTCAGCCCTGCTGATCTGTTCTTCTTTGATGGTCATCTTAGTTAAGAACAGTGTCAAAGCGGTACTTTTCTTGATTTTGTGTTTCGTCAGTACCTCTGGAATATGGATGTTGTTACAAGCTGAATTTCTCGCGATAGCACTTGTTCTCGTTTATGTTGGTGCGGTCATGGTGCTATTTTTGTTCGTTGTAATGATGTTGGATGTTAACTTTTCAGTTGCTCGATCTGGTTTTACTAAAGTTCTGCCTCTCGCATTATTGGTCGCGATAGGATTTGTCGTTGTGCTGAGTCAAATCGCTAATCATAGTCAGTTTTCGATACAGCCTGAAGTAATATCCGATGAGCAATCTGTGAGTAATGTTCGACAGTTAGGTCGGCTCCTTTACACTGATTATTTTTATCCTTTTGAATTGGCCGCTGTGATTCTTTTAGTCGCAATGATTGCTGCTATTAGTTTAACCTTTAGAGGCAAGCGCAGTCGCAAAAGTCAAAATATTGATAAGCAAGTAAAAGTGACGAAAGCGGAGCGATTGAAAATTGTGAAAATAGATAAGCCTGCAAGTCATTCGGAGGATTCAGAATGA
- the nuoK gene encoding NADH-quinone oxidoreductase subunit NuoK translates to MIGLTDYLILAAILFSISVAGIIINRKNVITLLMCIELMLLAININFIAFSYFLSDLQGQIFVFFILTVAAAEAAIGLAILVALFRNRASIDVEDLNQLKG, encoded by the coding sequence ATGATAGGTCTTACAGATTATTTAATTCTAGCGGCAATTTTATTTTCAATCAGTGTCGCTGGGATCATAATAAATCGAAAAAATGTAATTACTTTACTTATGTGCATTGAGTTAATGTTGCTCGCCATTAATATTAATTTTATTGCATTCAGTTACTTCTTATCGGACCTTCAAGGGCAAATATTTGTATTTTTCATTCTGACGGTTGCAGCGGCTGAAGCTGCTATTGGGCTGGCAATATTGGTGGCCTTATTTAGAAATCGAGCGTCTATCGACGTTGAAGACCTAAACCAACTTAAAGGTTAG
- the nuoL gene encoding NADH-quinone oxidoreductase subunit L, translating into MHSSILAIVLFPLLGALINGLLGWRLSKRIAHVIAILGVGVSCVLSIQLTYLYFTSDYNALNFDLFKWAVIGEIEFKIGFLFDSLSALMCSIVTFVSLMVHIYTIGYMKDDKGYQRFFSYISLFTFAMLMLVLSNNFLQLFFGWEAVGLVSYLLIGFWFKKDSAVFANLKAFLVNRVGDFGFLIGIAGVFYYFNSLDYQTVFEQLDAFETSAPAISIGLGDWSAITFICICLFIGAMGKSAQVPLHVWLPDSMEGPTPISALIHAATMVTAGVFMVARMSPLFELSETALSFVLIIGATTAISMGILGIIQNDIKRVVAYSTLSQLGYMVAGLGASAYAASIFHLMTHAFFKALLFLAAGSVIVGMHHIQDIRQMGNLKKYMPITWITSLIGTLALVGFPFFSGFYSKDAIIEAVHASSLLGQEYAYYCLLIGVFFTALYSFRMYFLVFHTTERMDDKTRAHLQESPKVIWVPLVILAIPSVILSWWVMEPMLFGSLLSDSITVKPEHNSLAMLSREFVSIVSFSLHGFTTLPFLLLVIGFSLAVLIYVMKIPVNQMIASRLGVFKEVLNKHYYFDDFNQKVIVRGALGVAQSLWHIGDRMIIDGLFINGSAKLINSISLGIRKVQSGYLYHYALLMLIGVLAGFIWLSWPSNFN; encoded by the coding sequence ATGCACAGCTCCATACTTGCCATTGTTTTATTTCCTTTACTAGGTGCATTAATTAATGGCCTTTTAGGTTGGAGATTGTCGAAGCGTATAGCTCATGTAATTGCCATTTTAGGTGTCGGTGTTTCTTGTGTCTTAAGTATTCAATTAACTTACCTTTATTTTACGTCTGATTACAATGCTTTAAATTTTGATTTGTTCAAATGGGCGGTAATCGGCGAGATAGAATTTAAGATTGGATTTCTATTCGATAGTTTGTCAGCACTAATGTGCAGCATAGTAACCTTTGTTTCATTAATGGTTCATATTTACACTATCGGGTATATGAAAGATGATAAGGGATATCAGAGATTTTTTAGCTATATCAGTCTGTTTACTTTCGCAATGTTAATGCTGGTACTGTCGAATAACTTTCTACAATTGTTTTTTGGGTGGGAGGCTGTAGGTTTAGTTTCTTATTTATTGATCGGGTTTTGGTTTAAGAAAGACTCCGCAGTTTTTGCTAATCTAAAAGCTTTCTTAGTTAATCGAGTGGGAGACTTTGGATTTCTTATCGGAATAGCGGGAGTCTTTTATTATTTTAATTCACTTGATTATCAAACCGTATTTGAACAATTAGATGCATTTGAAACCAGTGCTCCGGCAATTTCAATCGGGTTAGGTGATTGGTCAGCAATTACGTTTATTTGTATCTGCCTTTTTATCGGTGCAATGGGAAAATCAGCACAAGTTCCTTTACATGTTTGGTTACCAGACTCAATGGAAGGACCCACACCCATTTCAGCATTAATACACGCAGCGACAATGGTTACCGCGGGTGTGTTTATGGTGGCTAGAATGTCGCCCTTATTTGAGCTTTCAGAAACAGCGTTGTCGTTTGTTTTAATTATTGGAGCGACGACTGCGATTTCTATGGGAATACTTGGAATCATTCAAAACGATATCAAACGGGTGGTTGCCTACTCAACGTTATCACAGCTTGGCTATATGGTTGCAGGATTAGGGGCGTCTGCCTATGCCGCGAGTATTTTCCACTTGATGACGCATGCATTTTTTAAAGCCTTGTTGTTTCTTGCTGCAGGATCAGTGATTGTCGGTATGCATCATATACAAGATATTCGTCAAATGGGTAATCTTAAAAAATATATGCCGATTACTTGGATAACCTCGTTAATTGGAACGCTTGCTCTTGTCGGATTTCCCTTTTTCTCAGGTTTTTACTCGAAAGACGCAATCATTGAAGCCGTTCACGCCTCATCACTGTTAGGACAGGAGTATGCTTACTACTGCTTGTTGATAGGTGTTTTCTTTACTGCGCTGTACAGTTTTCGCATGTACTTCTTAGTATTTCATACGACTGAAAGAATGGACGATAAGACACGGGCACACCTACAAGAGTCTCCAAAGGTGATTTGGGTGCCGTTAGTTATTTTAGCAATTCCATCCGTTATTCTATCTTGGTGGGTTATGGAGCCGATGTTGTTTGGCAGTTTGTTAAGTGATTCGATAACTGTGAAACCGGAGCACAATTCACTTGCTATGTTATCGAGGGAATTTGTTTCTATTGTTAGCTTTTCATTGCACGGCTTTACGACGCTTCCATTTTTGTTGCTTGTTATCGGCTTTTCACTTGCCGTGCTAATTTATGTGATGAAAATTCCTGTTAATCAGATGATTGCGTCTCGATTAGGGGTGTTCAAAGAGGTGCTTAATAAGCATTATTATTTTGATGATTTTAACCAAAAAGTGATTGTTCGCGGCGCTTTAGGGGTTGCGCAAAGTCTCTGGCATATAGGTGACCGAATGATCATTGATGGATTGTTTATTAATGGCTCAGCGAAGCTGATTAACTCAATATCATTAGGCATAAGAAAAGTTCAAAGTGGTTATTTGTATCATTATGCTTTGCTAATGTTGATAGGCGTATTAGCTGGTTTTATCTGGCTAAGTTGGCCGTCTAACTTTAATTAA
- a CDS encoding NADH-quinone oxidoreductase subunit M yields the protein MTYQVPWLSLLIWLPLVGGGILLFSVGEAKKELSKWIALSIMLVTFLLTLPIYWRFDSSLHQLQFVEKSTWFESLNVQYFLGVDGFSLPLIMLTCFIGIVVVVSSWRSIEYRVNMYLAAFLMLVGLMNGVFASADSILFYVFWEAMLIPMFLVIGIWGGPNRVYATLKFFLYTFAGSVLMLIALIYLGLQAQSFVITDLHQLPLSLEVQSYLFWAFLIAFAVKVPMWPVHTWLPDAHVEAPTAGSVILAAIMLKMGAYGFVRFSLPITPDAASYWAEFMIVLALIAIVYIGLVALAQKDMKKLVAYSSIAHMGFVTLGFFIVFSLVDQGRLDSAKLGIQGGMVQMISHGFISGALFLCIGVLYDRLHSRSISDYGGVANVMPKFAALFMIFAMANSGLPATSGFVGEFFVILATFQVNIWYALLAATTLVLGASYTLWMYRRTMFGEPANKNISTLNDLSTREFLVLACLAILVLLFGIWPEPLVSLMDGSVEHLVNCSIKSKLSAEGMCLE from the coding sequence ATGACCTACCAAGTTCCTTGGCTCAGTCTCCTCATTTGGCTCCCGTTGGTGGGTGGGGGAATACTGTTGTTCAGTGTTGGTGAAGCTAAGAAGGAATTAAGTAAGTGGATAGCGCTTTCGATTATGCTGGTAACGTTTTTATTAACATTACCGATATATTGGCGTTTTGATTCGTCATTGCATCAATTGCAATTTGTAGAAAAGTCCACTTGGTTTGAGTCTCTTAATGTTCAATATTTTCTAGGCGTTGATGGATTTTCATTGCCATTAATAATGTTGACATGTTTTATCGGAATTGTCGTCGTCGTCTCATCATGGCGAAGCATTGAGTATAGAGTCAATATGTATTTGGCTGCATTTTTAATGTTAGTCGGGCTTATGAATGGCGTGTTCGCTTCGGCTGACTCAATATTATTCTATGTTTTTTGGGAAGCGATGCTCATTCCCATGTTTTTAGTAATAGGGATTTGGGGAGGTCCTAATCGAGTTTATGCGACTTTAAAGTTCTTTCTTTATACTTTCGCTGGTTCAGTTTTGATGTTGATTGCTTTGATTTATTTAGGATTACAGGCCCAGTCATTTGTAATTACCGATTTGCATCAGTTGCCACTCTCTTTGGAAGTTCAATCGTACCTATTCTGGGCCTTTTTGATTGCGTTTGCGGTTAAAGTTCCCATGTGGCCCGTTCATACTTGGTTACCAGATGCTCATGTCGAAGCACCCACCGCGGGTTCCGTGATATTGGCTGCGATTATGTTAAAGATGGGAGCTTATGGCTTTGTTCGATTTAGCTTACCGATAACGCCAGATGCAGCAAGTTATTGGGCTGAGTTTATGATCGTTTTGGCGCTGATTGCGATTGTCTATATTGGTTTAGTAGCGCTTGCGCAAAAAGATATGAAAAAGCTGGTTGCCTACTCCTCAATCGCTCATATGGGCTTTGTGACACTCGGCTTTTTTATCGTCTTTTCACTGGTCGATCAAGGTCGTTTAGATAGTGCTAAGTTGGGAATTCAAGGTGGAATGGTACAGATGATTTCACATGGTTTTATTTCTGGCGCATTGTTCTTATGCATTGGTGTTCTTTATGATCGACTTCATAGTCGTTCGATCAGTGACTATGGTGGTGTTGCTAATGTAATGCCGAAGTTTGCTGCTTTATTTATGATTTTTGCGATGGCGAACTCAGGCTTGCCTGCGACGTCAGGTTTTGTCGGAGAGTTTTTTGTCATTTTAGCCACTTTCCAAGTTAATATTTGGTATGCACTATTAGCTGCAACAACTCTTGTTTTAGGTGCTTCGTATACACTTTGGATGTATCGGCGAACAATGTTTGGCGAGCCGGCTAACAAAAATATTTCGACCCTAAATGATTTAAGCACTCGTGAGTTTTTGGTCTTAGCTTGCTTGGCTATTTTAGTTTTGCTTTTTGGGATCTGGCCTGAGCCGCTAGTATCATTAATGGATGGCTCGGTCGAGCATTTAGTGAATTGCAGCATTAAAAGTAAGTTATCCGCAGAGGGGATGTGCCTAGAATGA
- the nuoN gene encoding NADH-quinone oxidoreductase subunit NuoN: protein MSDMTLLPMLPEIFILSLGCLVIFTDLYSKDREKQACYLLTQIGFVAIILYILGHLPSEKTIYYSGTFVLDPLSQILKVSLLVITAVALLYGRVFMRNRRFLKGEYYGLAIFSLLGMMVMVSANHFLTLYLGLELLSLPMYAMIAMERNSKLGVEAAVKYFVTGAIASGFLLYGLSFLYGITGELSLDLIHSSSLHNSDSVILSQFALIFVIAAIAFKFGLVPFHMWLPDVYHGAPPSVTAFLASAPKIAAFGFTIRLLLDGMEMSAAIWQPLLLTAAVLSIGFGNIVAISQANFKRMLAYSGIAHMGYMTLGLYSGEYGGYSAAMFYILVYALMAVAAFGLIVFLSRIGYEYETLDDLKGLGRKNPWYALMFSFVMISMAGLPPFIGFWPKLEIFRSLIAAQHWQIAIYAVVFSLIGLFYYLRVIKVVYFDDAEQNFNFLPSRSIRFAITFNCTALLVLGLIPDSIYQFCLKAFGIQ, encoded by the coding sequence ATGAGTGATATGACCTTACTCCCAATGCTCCCTGAAATTTTTATTTTATCACTCGGGTGCCTTGTGATATTTACCGATCTCTATTCAAAAGATCGAGAAAAGCAAGCTTGTTATCTTTTGACTCAAATTGGTTTTGTCGCAATCATTTTGTACATTCTTGGGCATTTGCCTTCCGAGAAGACCATTTATTATAGTGGTACCTTTGTTCTTGACCCGCTCAGTCAAATTCTCAAAGTTTCATTATTAGTGATCACCGCAGTAGCACTTCTTTATGGACGTGTATTTATGAGAAATCGCCGCTTTCTAAAAGGCGAGTACTATGGATTGGCCATTTTTTCGTTATTAGGAATGATGGTTATGGTGTCGGCGAATCATTTTTTGACTTTGTATTTAGGGCTTGAATTACTTTCTTTACCTATGTACGCCATGATCGCCATGGAGAGAAACAGTAAACTGGGTGTCGAGGCTGCAGTTAAATATTTTGTCACCGGAGCTATCGCATCTGGTTTTCTGCTATATGGATTATCATTTTTATACGGAATTACTGGAGAGTTAAGTCTTGACCTAATTCATTCATCGAGTCTGCATAACAGTGACTCTGTCATATTGAGTCAGTTTGCTTTAATTTTCGTGATCGCAGCAATTGCATTTAAGTTTGGATTAGTTCCCTTTCATATGTGGTTACCCGATGTTTATCATGGTGCTCCTCCATCCGTGACGGCGTTTCTTGCCAGTGCCCCAAAAATTGCTGCTTTTGGCTTTACCATTCGGTTGTTGCTTGACGGCATGGAAATGTCTGCCGCAATTTGGCAGCCATTGTTATTAACCGCTGCGGTTTTATCGATTGGTTTTGGTAATATAGTGGCTATCTCCCAAGCAAATTTTAAACGCATGTTAGCTTATTCAGGTATCGCTCATATGGGTTACATGACGTTAGGTTTATACAGTGGTGAGTACGGAGGGTACTCAGCCGCTATGTTTTACATTTTAGTGTATGCGTTAATGGCAGTAGCAGCGTTTGGACTTATCGTATTCTTGAGTCGTATTGGTTATGAATATGAGACGCTTGATGATCTGAAAGGGCTGGGTCGCAAAAACCCTTGGTATGCCTTGATGTTCAGCTTTGTAATGATCTCAATGGCAGGGCTTCCTCCTTTTATCGGATTTTGGCCAAAATTAGAAATTTTTCGAAGTCTAATTGCTGCCCAACATTGGCAGATAGCGATATACGCAGTGGTCTTTTCGTTAATCGGATTGTTCTATTATCTTCGAGTCATTAAAGTAGTGTATTTCGATGACGCTGAACAAAACTTTAACTTTTTACCAAGTCGGAGTATTCGATTTGCGATTACTTTTAACTGCACAGCACTGCTCGTTCTAGGTTTGATTCCCGATTCTATCTATCAGTTTTGTTTAAAAGCATTTGGTATTCAATAA
- a CDS encoding mechanosensitive ion channel family protein produces MKNIKPYLEMIAEWLPNPWAQASLWIVAGIVLSMFSTVFFKRLHFWGSSKTQNSFDDLIFESLKSPVRWSIIFASLYFAFQALKLETLWLNLLVSIMITFSVLLWGIFLYKIFHYALKVSAQSNKVNSFVQNRTLPLFENLLLIVSIATGIYFILVVWDINVGPLIASAGILGLAMSLAAKDTMANLFAGVFIMADAPYQIGDYVVLDSGERGKVTHIGIRSTRILTRDDVEVTIPNAIMGNSKIINESSGPHEKYRIRIKIGFAYGSDVSKIREVLTLVAQKNISICRDPEPRVRFRTFGDSALTFELLCWVPHPELRGRISDELNEQVYNAVNEAGLVIPFPQTDVHLYTHNN; encoded by the coding sequence ATGAAAAATATTAAACCTTATTTAGAAATGATCGCAGAGTGGCTGCCGAATCCATGGGCGCAAGCATCACTATGGATCGTTGCTGGAATAGTGTTGTCAATGTTTTCAACGGTGTTTTTTAAACGGCTTCATTTTTGGGGAAGTAGCAAAACTCAAAATTCGTTTGATGATCTTATTTTTGAAAGTCTAAAATCGCCCGTTCGTTGGAGTATAATTTTTGCGTCATTATATTTCGCTTTTCAAGCTTTAAAGTTAGAAACGCTTTGGTTGAACCTTTTAGTTTCAATCATGATTACGTTTTCAGTGCTTCTTTGGGGCATCTTTTTATATAAGATATTTCATTACGCTTTAAAAGTATCGGCACAGTCGAATAAAGTAAATAGTTTTGTGCAAAATAGAACCTTGCCGCTTTTTGAAAATCTACTGCTTATCGTTTCGATAGCTACCGGCATTTACTTTATATTAGTAGTTTGGGACATTAATGTTGGTCCTCTCATTGCCTCTGCAGGTATTTTAGGTTTGGCCATGTCGCTAGCGGCTAAAGATACAATGGCGAACTTATTTGCCGGTGTGTTTATTATGGCTGATGCTCCCTATCAAATTGGAGATTATGTTGTTCTCGATAGTGGAGAGCGTGGAAAAGTGACTCATATTGGTATACGTAGCACAAGGATATTAACTCGTGATGATGTAGAAGTTACTATTCCAAACGCGATAATGGGCAATAGTAAAATTATCAATGAGTCTTCAGGGCCTCATGAAAAATATCGAATTCGCATCAAAATTGGTTTCGCTTACGGAAGCGATGTATCGAAAATTCGAGAAGTTTTAACACTGGTCGCTCAAAAGAATATATCGATTTGTCGAGATCCAGAACCTAGAGTGAGGTTTCGAACATTTGGCGATTCTGCTTTAACTTTTGAGTTGTTGTGTTGGGTACCTCACCCAGAGCTAAGAGGAAGAATATCTGATGAACTCAATGAACAAGTTTACAATGCTGTCAATGAAGCAGGTTTAGTTATTCCATTTCCGCAAACCGATGTTCATCTTTATACGCATAATAATTAG